One Anopheles marshallii chromosome 3, idAnoMarsDA_429_01, whole genome shotgun sequence genomic region harbors:
- the LOC128711823 gene encoding ribonucleoside-diphosphate reductase subunit M2 B: MVLEKENLAEAMEGIIKNTRKVLTESGANVTPTKATTTAMEEDKETVDENTVDPKELAKGELSEVHLQDSAPFDPSIEPLLKDNPRRFVIFPIQYPDIWQMYKKAEASFWTVEEVDLSKDMKDWESLKPSERHFISHVLAFFAASDGIVNENLVERFSQEVQVTEARCFYGFQIAMENVHSEMYSLLIDTYIRDPKQRDFLFNAIETLPCVKKKADWALNWISSKKANFGERVVAFAAVEGIFFSGSFAAIFWLKKRGLMPGLTFSNELISRDEGLHCDFACLMFRYLVQKPSKERVTDIIRDAVVIEQEFLTKALPVDMLGMNCDLMSQYIEFVADRLLLELGCDKIYHTKNPFSFMEFISLEGKTNFFEKKVGEYQKWGVMANRLDNVFTLDADF, encoded by the exons AACACTCGCAAAGTGCTGACGGAAAGTGGAGCTAACGTGACCCCGACCAAGGCGACCACGACCGCAATGGAGGAAGACAAGGAAACCGTGGATGAAAATACTGTCGATCCAAAAGAACTGGCCAAAGGCGAACTGTCCGAGGTGCATTTGCAGGATTCGGCTCCCTTCGATCCATCGATCGAACCACTACTGAAGGATAACCCTCGTCGGTTTGTGATCTTCCCCATCCAGTATCCGGACATTTGGCAGATGTACAAGAAG GCTGAAGCTTCCTTCTGGACCGTGGAAGAGGTGGATCTGTCTAAGGACATGAAAGACTGGGAGTCGCTGAAACCGAGCGAACGTCACTTTATCTCGCACGTGCTTGCCTTCTTTGCCGCATCCGATGGCATCGTTAACGAAAATCTGGTGGAACGTTTCAGCCAGGAGGTACAGGTTACGGAAGCGCGCTGTTTTTACGGCTTTCAAATAGCGATGGAAAATGTGCACAGCGAGATGTACTCACTGCTGATCGACACGTACATTCGTGACCCAAAGCAAag agacttcCTGTTCAATGCCATTGAAACGCTGCCGTGCGTGAAGAAGAAGGCTGACTGGGCACTGAACTGGATCTCAAGCAAGAAGGCAAACTTTGGCGAACGTGTCGTCGCGTTTGCTGCCGTCGAAGGCATCTTCTTCAGCGGTAGCTTTGCCGCTATTTTCTGGCTGAAGAAGCGCGGGCTGATGCCGGGACTGACGTTCTCGAACGAGCTTATCTCGCGCGATGAAGGATTGCACTGCGATTTCGCTTGCCTGATGTTCAGGTATCTGGTACAGAAACCTTCCAAGGAGCGCGTGACGGACATCATCCGTGATGCGGTTGTGATTGAGCAAGAATTTTTGACGAAGGCACTGCCGGTCGATATGCTCGGTATGAACTGTGATCTGATGTCACAGTACATCGAGTTCGTGGCCGATCGTTTGCTGCTGGAGTTGGGCTGTGACAAG ATCTATCACACCAAAAACCCGTTCAGCTTCATGGAGTTCATCTCGCTCGAGGGCAAGACGAACTTCTTCGAGAAGAAGGTGGGCGAATACCAAAAGTGGGGTGTGATGGCAAACCGTCTTGACAACGTGTTCACGCTCGATGCAGACTTCTGA